In Schizosaccharomyces osmophilus chromosome 2, complete sequence, the following proteins share a genomic window:
- a CDS encoding Schizosaccharomyces specific protein — MDGFWEQMLNDPTNEFSEEQKQFLVQSRSRVRRNAIIGVIGGFSIPIVLARKRKVSPFRLYATSIISGIAGNGLSQIVTMGYNVSQVKQRSDGSDLTRKIQQSLIRQRAMMQQGMKFPPSSNVPLPDQQQAQLENGNQEASLGGSDKTGTFMSQESSKSAWDRIREKDDLNRTNTKKEKRYSFPSEDENLDAASSNWPKEDATDMRAQTPEDKEFEKQQREFDRLVWGSNSSSSSGDLTS, encoded by the exons ATGGATGGGTTTTGGGAGCAAATGCTCAATGACCCTACGAATGAATTTTcagaagaacaaaagcagTTTTTGGTCCAATCGCGATCACGGGTTCGTCGAAATGCAATCATTGGAGTCATTGGAGGGTTTTCTATTCCCATCGTTTTGG CtcgaaaacgaaaagtaTCTCCTTTTCGATTATACGCTACGTCTATCATATCAGGTATAGCTGGAAATGGA CTTTCCCAGATTGTTACCATGGGATATAATGTATCACAAGTGAAACAGCGCTCTGACGGCTCAGACCTTACGCGGAAAATCCAACAATCTCTTATCCGACAACGTGCCATGATGCAACAAGGAATGAAGTTTCCTCCTTCATCAAATGTTCCTCTGCCTGATCAACAGCAGGCTCAATtagaaaatggaaaccaAGAAGCTTCTTTAGGTGGTTCAGACAAAACAGGTACATTCATGTCTCAGGAGTCTTCTAAATCGGCATGGGACCGTATCCGagaaaaagatgatttGAATCGCAcgaatacaaaaaaagaaaagagataCTCATTCCCttctgaagatgaaaatctTGATGCTGCGTCTTCGAATTGGCCAAAAGAAGATGCTACTGACATGAGGGCTCAGACTCCTGAGGacaaagaatttgaaaaacaacaaaggGAGTTTGATAGATTGGTTTGGGGCTCGAattcctcttcttcaagcGGTGATCTTACTTCCTGA
- the pdc2 gene encoding topoisomerase II-associated deadenylation-dependent mRNA-decapping factor Pdc2, producing MSFFGFDTTLPKEQMAPKNGAYDEDGIDFEETYDDLADRLEEEGDDMNDETFGVSAGNVGRDFDFFNQTAHVSTKLENEQDDTKSPKDKVFDEAAQASLLPQVNPMVASAASKVEENVDISANTNMLSDLRPMASIWETIVPEKPTVQAAPPEVSSFQNRLGAQNSEKVISLQELEEQLFNSLNVPSAGPKAEESVASTMPAVNSVASPAVQAPPPSTLTHDTFAALDPAVASIGNVSFPTQQSNVPNPGLPLPAMMQPSQLFANPNLSPPQAPPVVYPTNMVYGAEPVPPVPLLNLVQQENFAQARILDEKRQKLERDHILMAQCAGLMTRSDKSFIARIQISQLMSEDPESEDFYYRVYSIIRGRNPSEEDSSHFIQTYLGPSSNRRRGRRSENPMQRLQQQLQKLVSSAKERPKTTQLSLEGALGKIAINTVRTPRQLLNVKRPSEHAINAKETTFKGFATKKDVLQAIERIYDWLLDFEHSLRKLSVSNVEDEETFNEWKNDLSHKLESIWNVLHINESLDSSSKARPPFLSVISHPKGMRLLPRLLPHLSKEQQYAILTVIVGNVDSLNIVLNGTFDANGELPAGIPAEMTSFTQFVIPSLLTIVNELGMSNVNTLFSQLLGRSNPLYLIQTKIGLSFLTMLISRAEILKQTGSGTEEEKENWERIFNGLFDCLKDHFATVFPPPNARAYADESYPWEFLAACATAASSDQHFVLVSETRDRVLDNIITSKRSPEEIALVRIANVNLFLNAMGLDARQLSA from the exons ATGTCGTTTTTCGGGTTCGATACAACCCTTCCAAAGGAGCAGATGGCTCCTAAAAATGGAGCATACGATGAAGATGG aattgattttgaagaaacgtACGACGATTTAGCAGATCGACTTGAAGAGGAGGGAGATGATATGAACGACGAAACCTTTGGGGTTAGCGCCGGAAATGTTG GTCGtgactttgattttttcaatcaaacTGCACATGTTTCTACCaaattagaaaatgaacagGACGATACCAAAAGTCCCAAGGACAAGGTTTTTGATGAAGCCGCGCAAGCTTCATTACTTCCTCAGGTAAATCCAATGGTTGCGTCTGCAGCAAGTaaggttgaagaaaatgtcGATATTTCAGCCAATACTAATATGCTTTCGGATTTGAGACCCATGGCCTCTATCTGGGAAACCATTGTACCTGAGAAACCTACTGTTCAAGCGGCCCCTCCTGAAGTATCAAGCTTTCAAAATCGTTTGGGTGCGCAAAACAGTGAAAAGGTAATTAGCCTGCAAGAACTTGAGGAAcaacttttcaattccCTTAATGTACCTAGTGCTGGCCCTAAAGCTGAAGAATCTGTTGCTTCGACAATGCCCGCCGTTAATTCTGTGGCTTCACCAGCAGTCCAAGCTCCTCCTCCTTCAACTTTGACCCATGATACTTTTGCAGCTTTGGATCCTGCTGTCGCCAGTATTGGAAATGTCTCTTTCCCTACTCAACAATCGAATGTTCCCAACCCTGGCTTACCTTTGCCAGCTATGATGCAACCTTCGCAGTTGTTTGCAAATCCCAATCTTTCTCCCCCTCAAGCACCTCCTGTTGTATATCCGACTAATATGGTGTACGGTGCCGAACCGGTCCCTCCCGTTCCACTTTTAAACCTTGTTCAGCAAGAAAATTTTGCCCAAGCTAGAATTCTTGACGAAAAGCGTCAAAAACTGGAAAGAGACCATATACTCATGGCGCAATGCGCCGGTTTGATGACTCGCAGTGATAAGTCTTTTATTGCTCGTATCCAAATATCTCAACTCATGTCTGAAGACCCCgaatctgaagatttttATTATCGAGTTTATTCTATAATTCGTGGCCGTAATCCTTCAGAAGAGGATTCCAGTCACTTTATTCAGACCTACTTAGGTCCCAGTAGCAATCGCCGTCGTGGAAGACGTTCGGAAAACCCAATGCAAAGATTGCAACAGCAATTACAAAAGTTGGTTTCTTCTGCTAAGGAACGTCCAAAAACTACTCAGTTATCCCTAGAGGGCGCGTTAGGCAAGATTGCCATAAACACTGTCCGTACTCCTCGACAACTTCTTAACGTTAAGCGTCCTTCTGAACATGCAATTAACGCCAAAGAAACTACCTTTAAAGGTTTCGCTACTAAAAAAGATGTTCTTCAAGCAATTGAGAGAATATATGATTGGTTACTTGATTTCGAGCATTCTCTCCGGAAATTATCTGTCTCTAATGTTGAGGATGAAGAAACTTTTaatgaatggaaaaatGATCTTAGCCATAAATTAGAAAGCATTTGGAATGTCCTTCACATCAATGAGTCGTTAGACAGCTCTTCGAAAGCTCGTCCACCATTTTTATCAGTTATTTCTCATCCTAAAGGAATGCGTCTTCTCCCGCGATTGTTACCTCATCTTTCGAAAGAACAACAATATGCTATTCTCACTGTCATCGTTGGTAACGTCGATTCTCTCAATATTGTCTTGAATGGAACTTTTGATGCGAATGGCGAGTTGCCTGCTGGCATTCCAGCAGAGATGACTTCATTTACTCAATTTGTTATTCCTTCCTTACTTACTATTGTGAATGAGCTGGGCATGTCGAACGTTAATACCTTATTTTCTCAACTCCTTGGAAGATCCAATCCTTTATACCTAATCCAAACTAAAATTGGACTTTCGTTCTTAACTATGCTAATTAGCCGAGCCGAAATTCTTAAGCAAACTGGGTCGGGtactgaagaagaaaaagaaaattg GGAGAGAATATTTAATGGATTATTTGACTGTTTGAAAGACCACTTTGCAACAGTTTTTCCTCCTCCAAATGCCCGCGCTTACGCTGATGAATCATATCCCTGGGAGTTTTTGGCGGCTTGTGCTACTGCTGCTTCTTCGGACCAACATTTCGTTTTGGTGTCTGAGACGAGAGATAGAGTTCTCGATAATATTATTACAAGCAAGAGATCTCCTGAAGAGATTGCTCTCGTACGTATTGCGAATGTTAATCTATTCTTGAATGCTATGGGTCTTGATGCTCGTCAGCTGAGTGCCTAA
- the iws1 gene encoding transcription elongation factor complex subunit Iws1 — protein sequence MSELDGRDAEVRSAEGDANRDDAAESQQEPSSHSEEPTRENANIDFSEDELSDLDEDQFENFDETKIGREADDEPTIFNLPSFKKKQNSEDVKPGKVESSKKERRARRGRSRRSAQRGALDELEELDEGERRPVVEEAPLDPSVAAKRQLDMQIDAVLKPVRPKKRSNEDNLEQLADDEVLRLREQMRLAALRDAELNSERLPATEKLKMLPLVDSVLRKTHLYDTILDNNLLDSVRMWLEPLPDRSLPALNIQQSLLDILVKLPIETEHLRESKIGRVILFYTISKKPEPFIKRIADRLVSEWSRPIIKRSANYRDRAVGIATLNPELINMRRRRDLAIAEDDVNNPTSRIGRTVIPQSIDSRYQVAPRVRLNQNGMSVAGRLKPADTEQVRKLKAKMKAIRSKSAKKSGVSIEGRGL from the coding sequence ATGTCTGAATTAGACGGCCGCGATGCTGAAGTACGGAGTGCTGAAGGAGACGCAAATCGTGATGATGCCGCTGAATCCCAGCAAGAACCTTCATCACATAGCGAGGAACCTACTCGtgaaaatgcaaatatAGATTTTTCAGAAGACGAACTCTCAGATTTGGATGAAGATCAATTCGaaaattttgatgaaacGAAGATTGGGCGTGAAGCCGATGATGAACCTaccattttcaatttgccttcattcaagaaaaagcaaaactcAGAAGATGTCAAACCAGGCAAAGTGGAAAGCagcaaaaaggaaagacgTGCCCGGAGAGGCAGGTCGCGTCGTTCTGCTCAACGAGGAGCTTTAGACGAACTTGAAGAGTTGGATGAAGGAGAACGTCGTCCTGTAGTAGAAGAAGCCCCTTTGGATCCTTCTGTGGCTGCTAAGCGACAATTGGATATGCAAATAGATGCAGTTTTGAAACCAGTTCGTCCAAAAAAGCGCTCAAACGAAGACAATTTGGAACAGTTAGCCGATGATGAAGTCCTTCGTTTACGCGAACAAATGCGTTTAGCCGCTTTACGGGATGCAGAGTTGAATTCGGAACGCCTTCCAGCAACTGAAAAGCTAAAAATGCTCCCTCTTGTAGATTCCGTTCTTCGGAAAACTCATTTGTATGATACTATTCTTGATAACAATTTGTTGGATTCTGTGCGGATGTGGTTAGAACCATTGCCCGATAGATCCCTTCCGGCACTCAATATCCAACAGTCTTTGCTCGATATATTGGTTAAGCTTCCTATTGAAACGGAACATTTGCGTGAAAGCAAAATTGGTCGTGTAATCTTATTTTATACAATTTCTAAGAAGCCTGAGCCATTCATTAAGCGCATTGCAGATCGTCTAGTTAGTGAATGGAGTCGTCCCATCATCAAGAGAAGTGCTAACTACCGAGACCGTGCCGTTGGTATCGCTACCTTGAACCCCGAGCTCATAAACATGCGTCGTCGTAGGGATCTTGCCATTGCCGAAGACGATGTCAATAATCCCACTAGCAGAATTGGAAGAACAGTTATTCCTCAGTCCATCGATTCTAGATACCAAGTTGCACCCCGAGTTCGTCTCAATCAAAACGGAATGTCTGTGGCTGGTCGGTTGAAGCCTGCTGATACAGAACAAGTCCGAAAACTGAAGGCTAAAATGAAGGCTATTCGCAGTAAAAGCGCAAAGAAAAGCGGAGTTAGTATTGAAGGTCGAGGTCTTTAA
- the nup44 gene encoding nucleoporin Nup44 encodes MSFSFGQPASSSNTPSFGTSGLFGQQKQNAPTSNFGSGSLFGGANPGSNPSSTSPAGGLAGSSLFGQPQQQPGGIGGPSTFGSQPSTGFGATTTAAPPSSNTPADAGASSTQPLFSWSTNPTTAKSSDMGMSSANPNGFLLSSTMSPNAAVSNAQYGPAQPPSIEEQTQKILNAWNLKHPDSAFQRYFYNKVPVEQAALYVKPPTHNQQKWDEAVANRPSNSVVPVLAVGFPDVQKRMNMQINQVNAYRIRMREIVETLERLGNKHDLSSNIKLTEAKNRHIQLSERVLRLAIKVHVLRHRGYALKSNEEDLRKQLDELAKSLSNPEVFGRLNEIWARITLIFEGEKVSDEQRNSLAKGTIDWTKNNDQLQTITDVLRDHQNGLSYVAKLIQEDLGTLSKQLDEQTSVSK; translated from the exons ATgtcgttttcttttg GTCAACCTGCGTCGTCGTCAAACACGCCATCTTTTGGTACATCAGGATTGTTTGgtcaacaaaaacaaaatgctCCTACATCAAACTTTGGGTCGGGATCGCTGTTTGGAGGAGCGAATCCAGGTTCCAATCCTTCCAGTACTAGTCCTGCAGGAGGATTAGCAGGTTCTTCATTATTTGGTCAACCACAGCAGCAACCTGGTGGTATCGGCGGTCCTTCTACATTTGGATCACAGCCTTCAACTGGATTTGGTGCTACCACAACCGCAGCACCCCCTTCTTCTAATACTCCTGCGGATGCCGGTGCATCCTCAACTCAACCTCTTTTCTCTTGGAGTACAAATCCTACCACAGCAAAGTCTTCCGATATGGGCATGTCATCTGCGAATCCAAATGGGTTTTTGTTATCCTCCACCATGTCTCCGAATGCGGCAGTCAGTAATGCTCAGTATGGCCCTGCCCAACCCCCTTCCATCGAAGaacaaacacaaaaaatTCTGAATGCTTGGAATTTGAAGCATCCTGATAGCGCGTTCCAAAGGTATTTTTATAACAAAGTTCCGGTTGAACAAGCGGCCCTATATGTTAAACCGCCTACTCACAACCAGCAAAAATGGGACGAAGCTGTTGCAAATAGACCTAGTAACAGCGTTGTGCCAGTGCTTGCTGTTGGATTTCCTGAtgtacaaaaaagaatgaatatgCAAATTAATCAGGTCAATGCTTATCGCATTCGTATGCGAGAAATTGTCGAAACACTTGAACGATTAGGCAACAAACACGACCTTAGCTCCAATATAAAACTTACAGAAGCAAAGAATCGCCATATACAACTTTCAGAGCGTGTTCTTCGCCTAGCTATCAAAGTGCATGTCTTGAGACATCGTGGTTATGCTTTGAAATCTAATGAAGAGGATTTGAGGAAACAACTCGACGAGCTTGCTAAATCTCTCAGCAATCCCGAAGTGTTTGGCCGTTTGAACGAAATTTGGGCACGAATtactttgatttttgagGGAGAGAAGGTTTCAGATGAACAACGGAATTCCCTCGCAAAAGGCACAATTGATTGgaccaaaaacaatgatCAATTACAAACCATCACAGATGTTTTACGCGATCATCAAAATGGTTTATCATATGTAGCCAAGCTAATTCAAGAGGATCTGGGTACATTGAGCAAACAACTAGATGAACAAACTAGTGTGTCAAAGTAA
- the tom5 gene encoding mitochondrial TOM complex subunit Tom5, with translation MFAGSGRPSKEEVKQYDNLAISEIKKGASVAAILALTPFVISFVKNLRA, from the exons ATGTTCGCTGGTTCCGGTCGTCCTTCTAAAGAAGAAGTCAAGCAATATGATAACCTTGCTATTTCT gaaataaagaaaggTGCTTCTGTTGCTGCCATTCTTGCTTTGA CTCCTTTTGTCATCTCTTTCGTCAAGAACTTGCGCGCTTAA
- the cog5 gene encoding Golgi transport complex subunit Cog5, with translation MQFQYDFSDYKAHDFDPKKQAKQVLASVHAASDAAEDKAVAKKRLGYALKEIENQRKTFIGSNEHNLAENVEFLLQNQSRLTEVREKMKQLTDVYERIRSLITVPYNSASPLHDSIVNLHSTYISLNWIHRYFDLQKQLVALADSVPNEHERFENYFGAATLLQEMDQLLARYPLIKRQSSVQSFSSLNIGIHSRMLKETSSFLLAQEESDILAANSSTFSNGCSTLFLLDKYLLERNMSQLLGSKIQKANACFEAIFQLSPTTRRLLYSSADSTAANSTVWSKFEDGWYQISQIGSQCVFWEKTLKQTTICQPQYANLLEYFQAQPNFILDGATISMFYFKELAISISTKMQNLDRRDPTLLQVFRNDCQRVSHIVEQAIAKSSSEIVTKDTRECSIVMNSLKVLFPKIP, from the exons ATGCAATTTCAATATGACTTTTCCGATTATAAAGCTCACGACTTTGATCCGAAGAAACAGGCGAAACAGGTGCTAGCTTCTGTTCATGCAGCATCAGACGCAGCAGAAGACAAAGCAGTAGCGAAAAAGCGGTTAGGATAtgctttgaaggaaattgaaaaccaaagaaagacTTTTATTGGTTCAAACGAACATAATCTTGCAGAAAATGTGGAATTCTTACTCCAAAATCAATCGAGATTAACAGAAGTcagagaaaaaatgaagcaaCTCACAGatgtttatgaaagaataCGCTCTCTAATTACCGTTCCCTATAATTCTGCATCTCCATTGCATGACTCCATCGTGAATCTTCATTCAACTTATATCAGCTTAAACTGGATTCATCGCTACTTTGATCTGCAGAAACAGTTGGTAGCTTTGGCGGACAGTGTTCCTAACGAGCATGAACG ATTTGAAAATTATTTTGGAGCGGCTACCTTGTTGCAAGAGATGGATCAACTCCTTGCTCGCTATCCGCTTATT AAACGCCAATCTTCCGTACAGTCATTTTCCAGCTTGAATATCGGCATCCACTCTAGGATGTTAAAAGAAACGTCAAGTTTCTTGTTGGCGCAAGAGGAATCAGATATTTTAGCAGCAAATTCCTCAACCTTTTCCAATGGTTGCTCTACCTTGTTTTTACTAGACAAGTATCTTCTTGAGAGAAATATGTCTCAGCTGTTAGGCTctaaaatccaaaaagcaaatgctTGCTTTGAAGCTATCTTTCAGCTGTCTCCAACAACGCGTAGACTTTTGTATTCATCCGCTGATTCGACCGCGGCTAATTCTACAGTTTGGTCTAAATTTGAAGATGGATGGTATCAAATCTCACAAATTGGATCTCAATGCGTTTTCTGGGAAAAGACTCTCAAGCAAACTACCATTTGCCAACCACAATACGCTAACTTATTAGAATACTTTCAAGCACAACCCAATTTCATTCTTGATGGCGCTACAATTAgcatgttttattttaagGAACTAGCTATTTCAATAAGCACAAAAATGCAGAACCTAGATCGTCGAGATCCTACTTTGCTTCAAGTTTTCCGGAACGATTGCCAAAGAGTATCTCACATAGTTGAACAAGCAATTGCAAAGTCATCTTCTGAAATTGTTACAAAAGATACCCGTGAATGTTCTATTGTGATGAACAGTCTTAAAGTATTATTCCCCAAAATTCCTTAG
- the sec6102 gene encoding translocon subunit Sec61-like protein produces MSRSRLLNTMKPLGALLPEVEGPQTRYEMIEKLAWMAGCAVIYQVLLNMPVYGVPKREFVDPINIWRVLDGSSASGVLVTGLAPIFFSGFLMQLLAAGRKIAVNFNLISDRVMFQNTQKVFSAFLYLLFSIAYVVSGYYGPVSELGIVLVLIFIVQLFISGIICIYLCEIVEKGYGLGSGPVLLLASHIVSSLFWQILSFSRYQLTEDISQYEGTLVGLVFSLFSYKEKFYALRSILFRTDRLNVFSLLACVGAFVAFIYLLSMRIDISIRSSRVRGFRQNFPLKLFYTSISPFLCIFFFVSHLLVLAYFIHSMFPNSVFTRFLVQYTKNETHPIQQLRLTGGLIYYFVPPLSIWETITCPIHTVVYVVLLFSTSLYLSLAWTKATGSGPRDVLAFFKENQLIMAGFREVSMLRELEKVVPSAARTSALVMSILLLLAGITASTFGLGVVVASALVFASFEVVMGSNPSLANGL; encoded by the exons ATGAGCAGGT CTCGCTTGTTAAACACTATGAAGCCGCTAGGCGCTTTATTACCAGAAGTCGAAGGACCACAGACTCGA TATGAAATGATTGAAAAGTTGGCTTGGATGGCCGGTTGTGCTGTGATCTATCAGGTCTTGCTAAACATGCCTGTTTACGGCGTCCCAAAACGCGAATTCGTAGACCCTATCAA CATCTGGCGTGTGCTAGATGGTTCTTCTGCATC TGGTGTTTTGGTCACGGGTTTGGCTCCCATCTTCTTCTCTGGCTTTCTAATGCAACTTTTGGCTGCCGGTCGTAAAATAGCTgttaattttaatttaatcAGCGACCGAGTCATGTTTCAAAATACCCAAAAAG TTTTCTCTGCTTTCTTGTATCTCCTTTTCTCTATCGCATACGTTGTATCAGGCTACTATGGCCCCGTCTCTGAACTTGGCATCGTTTTAGTTCTCATTTTCATAGTTCAATTATTCATATCCGGAAttatttgtatttatttatgcGAAATTGTCGAAAAGGGATACGGCTTGGGCTCTGGTCCTGTTCTTCTCTTGGCGTCTCatattgtttcttctttgttctGGCAGATTCTAAGTTTCAGCCGTTATCAGTTGACTGAAGACATTAGCCAATATGAAGGTACCCTTGTCGGGTTGGTATTCTCTCTGTTTtcatacaaagaaaagttttacGCCCTTCGTTCAATTCTCTTCCGTACTGATCGTTTGAATGTTTTTAGCCTTTTAGCTTGTGTTGGTGCATTTGTCGCCTTCATTTATCTTTTGAGCATGAGAATTGATATCTCGATTCGGTCATCCCGGGTTCGTGGATTCCGTCAAAACTTCCCTTTGAAATTGTTTTACACTTCCATCAGCCCTTTCTTGTgtatcttctttttcgtttctcaTCTTTTAGTGTTAGCCTACTTTATTCACAGCATGTTCCCTAACTCTGTTTTTACTCGCTTTTTGGTTCAGTACACAAAGAATGAGACTCATCCAATTCAACAATTGCGTCTAACTGGTGGGTTGATTTATTACTTTGTTCCTCCTTTGAGCATATGGGAAACCATCACTTGCCCGATCCACACCGTTGTCTATGTTGTACTTCTGTTCTCTACATCTCTCTATCTTTCTCTCGCTTGGACGAAAGCCACCGGCAGCGGACCTCGTGATGTTCTTGCTTTCTTTAAGGAGAACCAGCTTATTATGGCTGGTTTCCGTGAAGTCAGCATGTTAAGGGAGTTGGAAAAAGTTGTGCCTAGCGCTGCTCGCACCTCTGCATTGGTTATGAGCATTTTGTTATTACTTGCTGGTATCACTGCTTCCACTTTTGGATTAGGAGTAGTCGTTGCTTCTGCTCTTGTATTTGCTTCCTTTGAAGTTGTCATGGGTTCAAATCCTTCACTTGCTAATGGACTTTAA
- the tbf1 gene encoding DNA binding factor Trf1 — MSKQPIDTSNEFKTQKDLEIDPECALEHDRQMLQQLSEHASDLDSPNVASNGDIPLGFDLSGIPINMTPDFYLRMNQNMEYTFNQSNPVASPQYLLRSSLVPTLANLSNIILSILGKPVQEASAIVTNPASEMGMAFTKLMSMFRMIKDIYTEDSFIYPAVISMRTPSQRSAVRRANLAIFLSAVYGALQIGFFHLNENFLEVFAPDEANILTNQGTLYMELKTQAYISAMAQAERPKEDILNDLFPSDMAHRFLLRRNAKLDDKLTYVEKQILEKCAARKERLSNFTPQEALNEVYPWGKFLSEIACYIHNNHSSIAAIPVPNGNVKRKAKKQGGRYKSCEENSSPSESGSDLTDGLAFGLPTATLDATSEANNVSSVVLYDQVRSMTNTGNGNKRTKKVANRRTWTKEEEEALLDGLDSVKGPRWSQILELYGPGGRKNEVLKHRNQVQLKDKARNMKLFFLKSGQIVPAPLQCVTGDLRRE; from the coding sequence ATGTCGAAGCAACCGATTGATACATCTAATGAATTCAAGACCCAAAAGGATTTAGAAATTGATCCAGAGTGTGCGCTCGAACATGATCGGCAAATGTTGCAACAGCTTTCTGAGCATGCCTCTGACCTGGATTCCCCTAATGTTGCTTCCAATGGCGATATTCCACTCGGGTTTGACCTTTCTGGCATTCCAATTAATATGACTCCAGATTTTTATCTGCGAATGAACCAAAATATGGAATACACTTTTAACCAGTCAAATCCAGTTGCCTCTCCTCAATATCTACTTCGCAGCTCTCTGGTTCCGACTTTGGCAAATCTCAGCAATATCATTTTGTCTATTCTTGGGAAGCCTGTACAAGAGGCTTCAGCCATCGTTACAAATCCAGCGTCAGAAATGGGAATGGCCTTCACAAAGCTGATGAGCATGTTTCGTATGATTAAAGACATATACACCGAGGATTCGTTCATTTACCCCGCCGTCATTAGTATGCGTACTCCTTCTCAGCGAAGTGCCGTTCGTCGGGCCAATTTGgcaatttttttgtctgCAGTTTATGGTGCTCTTCAGATTGGTTTCTTCCATTTAAACGAAAATTTCCTGGAAGTGTTTGCTCCTGATGAAGCCAACATTCTTACCAACCAAGGCACCCTGTACATGGAATTGAAAACGCAGGCTTACATTTCTGCCATGGCTCAAGCAGAGCGACCTAAGGAAGATATTTTAAATGACCTTTTCCCTTCCGATATGGCTCATCGGTTTTTACTGCGCCGTAATGCCAAGCTAGACGACAAGCTCACTTATGTTGAGAAACAGATCCTCGAGAAATGTGCTGCTCGGAAAGAACGGTTATCGAATTTTACTCCTCAAGAGGCTTTAAACGAAGTTTATCCCTGGGGAAAATTTTTAAGTGAAATAGCCTGCTATATTCACAACAATCACTCATCGATTGCAGCTATTCCTGTTCCCAATGGCAATGTCAAGCGGAAAGCGAAAAAACAGGGAGGTAGATATAAATCATGTGAGGAGAATTCGTCTCCTTCAGAGTCTGGTTCTGATTTGACAGACGGTTTAGCTTTTGGCCTACCAACAGCGACTTTGGATGCTACTTCTGAAGCAAATAATGTTTCCAGTGTTGTATTATATGATCAGGTTCGCAGCATGACAAATACTGGTAATGGCAACAAGCGAACCAAAAAAGTTGCAAATCGAAGGACGTGGACgaaggaggaagaagaagctcTTTTGGATGGCCTTGATTCAGTAAAGGGTCCCCGATGGAGTCAAATTTTGGAGCTTTACGGACCTGGTGgtagaaaaaatgaagtcTTAAAACATCGCAATCAAGTTCAGTTGAAGGATAAAGCTCGAAATATgaagctttttttcttaaaaagcGGACAGATTGTTCCGGCCCCTTTGCAATGTGTTACTGGTGATCTTCGGAGAGAGTAA